One part of the Carassius auratus strain Wakin unplaced genomic scaffold, ASM336829v1 scaf_tig00216187, whole genome shotgun sequence genome encodes these proteins:
- the LOC113097345 gene encoding trace amine-associated receptor 1-like, whose translation MEIRINISQTEIWEKPFLCYEFSNRSCQKFVYPLETRILLYILLSVSSIVTIIGNLLVIITVIHFKQLHTATNYLILSLAVADLLVGGVVMPPSMLRSIETCWYLGDLFCKIHSSLDVTLSTASILNLCIISLDRYYAICHPFQYHSKMTSLATLVMIIICWSVSAALGFGMIFMELNILGVEDFYYENIKCDGGCTLFQSKAGATIFSLICFYGPAFVMLCVYLKILHAAQRQVQAIQSVNSEFKKEGKATKTLAIVIGVFLTFWIPFFLCNLIDPFIGYSVPPLLFDLFYWVGYYNSTCNPLVYAFFYSWFRHAFRIILSKAIFQTNSSRTILL comes from the coding sequence ATGGAAATCCGAATCAACATCAGTCAAACTGAAATCTGGGAAAAGCCTTTTCTCTGTTATGAGTTTAGTAACAGGTCTTGTCAGAAGTTTGTCTATCCTTTGGAAACTCGAATATTACTCTACATCCTTTTGAGTGTCTCTTCAATTGTCACAATCATAGGAAACCTGCTTGTGATCATAACAGTCATTCATTTCAAGCAGCTTCACACAGCAACTAACTACCTCATCCTATCTCTGGCCGTGGCCGATCTGCTTGTAGGAGGAGTTGTGATGCCTCCCAGCATGCTGCGCTCCATCGAGACGTGCTGGTATCTGGGAGATTTGTTCTGTAAAATACACAGCAGTCTTGATGTAACATTGAGTACCGCATCAATTTTAAACCTCTGTATCATTTCTTTAGACAGATATTATGCTATATGTCACCCCTTTCAATATCATAGTAAAATGACATCACTGGCCACACTAGTTATGATTATTATCTGCTGGAGTGTTTCAGCTGCTCTGGGGTTTGGCATGATCTTCATGGAGCTTAATATTCTTGGTGTTGAGGATTTTTACTATGAGAACATTAAATGTGATGGCGGATGTACACTGTTTCAGAGTAAAGCTGGAGCTACTATATTCTCACTTATCTGTTTTTATGGTCCTGCTTTTGTGATGCTCTGTGTGTACCTCAAGATCTTACACGCAGCTCAACGGCAGGTTCAGGCCATCCAGAGCGtgaattctgaatttaaaaaagaagGGAAAGCCACTAAGACTTTAGCCATCGTCATTGGGGTGTTTCTGACCTTCTGGATACCTTTTTTCCTTTGCAATCTTATTGATCCATTCATTGGTTACTCTGTACCACCACtgctgtttgatttattttattgggTTGGATATTATAATTCAACCTGTAATCCCTTAGTCTATGCCTTCTTTTACAGCTGGTTCAGACATGCTTTCAGAATCATTCTATCCAAAGCAATATTTCAGACAAATTCTTCAAGAACAATACTGTTGTAA